AGCTTGCTGAGAATGGGGAAGAGGGCCAGGAGCGTTACGTGGTAATGGAGCTTAAGGTCATGGCGGATGTAGGGCTGGTAGGCTTCCCAAGCGTAGGTAAATCTACACTGCTATCGGTCGTATCTGCTGCCCAGCCGAAGATCGGAGCGTACCACTTTACCACCATTACACCGAATCTGGGTGTAGTGGATGTCGGAGACGGCCGCAGCTTTGTAATGGCAGATCTGCCTGGACTGATTGAAGGCGCGAGTGAAGGGGTGGGCCTGGGACATGAGTTCCTGCGCCACGTTGAACGCACGCGTATCATCATTCATGTCGTGGATATGTCCGGCTCGGAAGGCCGCGATCCTTTTGAAGACTGGGTACTCATTAACGATGAGCTGAAGCAGTACAATGCGGCGCTGATTGACCGTCCGCAGATCGTGGCGGCGAACAAGATGGATATGCCTGATTCCGAGGAGAACCTGGCAGCCTTCCGTGAGCGTGTCGCGGAGCTTCGCCCGGATCTTGAGATTATGCCGATCTCTTCACTTACCCGTCAGGGCGTTCAGGAGCTGCTCTACCGTGCTACGGATATTCTTGACAGTATTCCTGTGGCTCCGGTGGTTGAAGAAGTGGCTGGGAAAGAGCGCAAGGTGTATAAGCTGGAAGCGGAAGAGGATAACTCATTCACGATTACCCGTGACAACGAGGCCTTTGTAGTCAACAGTCCGCGGATTGAACGGATGATTAAGAGAATGCAGCTAAGCACTCATGATGCCATTCTTAGGCTGGCCCGTACTTTGCGTCACATGGGTGTGGATGCCGAGCTTCGCAAGCGCGGAGCTGTAGAAGGCACTATTGTGCGGATTGCTGATTTTGAATTCGAATTTGTCGAGAACAGCAGCTACTATTAATAGAGAAGCAAGTATACCGGCTGTATCTTCCGAGAGGGGGATGCGGCCTTTTTTTATTGCTTAACAGGTGGCAAAGCTATTTTTGCTAATAAAGTTTTCTTTATATATCTGGATTAATTTACTACAATCATTATATAAGCGACGTTAAGTTGAATCCAAAGGGTGTAATCTGCGTATATCATACATACCTGTCAGGAAAGAGGGAATGGACAGATGGCAATTATTGAAGTAGTCAAATATGACGGACCTCCGGGTGTCTTCGCCTGGAAGTATCCGAATCAGGAGCTGGGGACCTGGACACAGCTGATTGTAAATGAATCCCAGGAGGCGATTCTGTTCAAGGGCGGGCAGGCGCTGGATTCGTTCACAGCAGGACGCCACACCTTAAGCACAGCGAATATTCCAATTCTGTCGAATGTAGTGAACCTGCCGTTCGGCGGCAAGTCACCGTTCACCGCAGAGATATGGTTTGTGAACAAGCTGAACTCCATGAATGTGAAGTGGGGGACTAGTGCACCGCTGCAGCTACAGGACCCTAAATACAAGATCATGGTAGCTGTTCGCGCCTTCGGACAGTTTGGCGTGCGGATCGAAGATCCCCGCAAATTTCTGCTGAAGCTGGTAGGAACGCTACCGGTCTTCGATCAGGATACGATGATTAATTATTTCCGCGGCCTGCTAATGTCTAATATTACTGAACTTATTTCTTCTTATCTGGTGCACAAAAAAATCAGCATCCTGGAGATCAACGCCTACGTGGTTGAAATCTCCAAGCATATTCAGGGGCGCTTGTCCTCCTCCTTCCTGGATAGCGGCATTGAACTTAATAATTTCTATATTGATTCGATCAATATTCCTGATGATGATCCGGCAACCCAGCGTCTCAAGGAAGCCTTGGCCAAAAAAGCAGAGATGGACATTATCGGCTTCACCTACCAGCAGGAGCGAAGCTTTGATGCCATGGAGGAGGCGGCAGGCAATCCGGGCAATGCAGGCGTGGGCATGATGAATGCGGGGCTGGGGCTTGGCATGGGCTTTGGGCTGGCTGGACCTGCGGCTGAGATAGCCACCCGGATGACCCGGAGCATGTCCCTGGACGGCAGCACGGGCAGCCAGCCGGCACCTGCTGCTTCTAAATCCTGCCCGGCCTGTGGAACCCTTAATCCGGCAGATGCACGCTTCTGTACCGGCTGCGGCCGCAGTCTGCAATCCCCGCCGGCGGTGGAGGATAAGGTATGCCATAGCTGCGGTAAGGCGGTCATCCCAGGTGCCAAATTCTGTCCGCATTGTGGAGAGGGCCTGATCCTGAAGTGTACGGGCTGCGGGCATGAGCTGAAGCCCGGACAGAAATTCTGTCCAGAGTGCGGCACCAGAGCGGCTAACGGGTGAACGGAATGCAGAGGCAGAGGTCATATACGGGTCTAGTTACTGGCATTTATGTTGCTGTTCTGGCAGTTACTGCGGGTACCTTCTTCACGCTTGGATTCTCGGAATCGCTGCTGCGCTTCGTAGTGACTCTACTCGCTGTTGGTATAGCAGAGACTGTGGTTTATGTATATTGCATGCTCTGGCTGCGCCGTGCTCCTGAAGCGAGCAGGACTTCACCGGTATTCATCAGCGGAGCCGTGATTATGGCCCTCTATGTTGCTGCGGTACTTGCTTCGGCTATTCTATTGGACTGGCTTCTGGAGCTGAGTCCGCTCTGGTATGCAGGAGAGCAGCTGCTGATCCTGATTGCAGCTTCCATCGTACTTGTGGCTACAGGGGGATATGGGCGGAATGCCGCATCCGGGGAGCGCAGAGCTGCGGACGCTTCGCGGAGTCTGCGTACTCACATGCAGGAGCTGCAGGAGATCAGAGGGATTGCCGGTACCTGGAAGCATCCTGAGGCGGGCAGGCTGGTGGAGCTGATCAAGGCTCTGGAGGAGAAGTTCCGCTATAGTGACCCGGTATCGAGACCGGGATTGTATGCCACGGAAGACATCATTAGGCAGCAGATCTCTCTGCTGCATGACCATGTGGCGCTGCTGCTTGTCCTGAAGGAGCTGCCGGCCCGCTGGGACACGGAGACAGAGGAATTAACGGAGAGTATTGCCGGCACGCTCCAGCGGCGTAATCTGGAGCTGGCGGCGCTTAAATAGGAGGAATAGACAGCAATGGGGATAGGGAATGAGCTAGGGGGACTGTTGCCGGGCCGGGAAGGACAGCCCTCTGATAGTCTGCCTAAGTATGAGCGGACTACTTTTGATATTGTAACTATCGGCGCCGGGTATTTGTTTATGCCGTTGGGATTTGCGCTTGCGCTGGTACGCATGCTGAGCACCCATTATAAAAATTACCGCAAGCCCGTCAATTTTAGTCTGTTGTTCCATGTATTTGTGGGCGGCTTCGTGCAGTTGATGGGAATTGTCGTCAATTCCATCTTCAGTGAAGTCGCCGTTGATACTGGTACGTTAATTGGAATGTTAATTATGTTCTCATTGATAACGCTTCTGCCTGCGGCCGTATTTGCCAGAAGCGCAGCCAAAGCCAGATTCCGCTTCTCGCAGCTCGCCAATCAGTATGTACATCTGATCACGGTGGAGAGAGTCCGCTATACCGGGAATCTGGCTGACCGCACCGGGCAGAGCGAAGGCGATGTGAACAGAGATCTTATCTATCTGCAGAAGTACGGGGTGCTGGACTCCGGGCTTCTCTTCCATGAAGGAGCGGATGCAGTGC
The sequence above is a segment of the Paenibacillus sp. FSL R7-0204 genome. Coding sequences within it:
- the obgE gene encoding GTPase ObgE — its product is MFVDKAKVYVKGGDGGDGLVAFRREKYVPDGGPAGGDGGRGGDVIFRVDEGLRTLMDFRYQRHFKADRGVKGRNKSQHGANAEHMIVRIPPGTVLIDDDTQEILADLTRHGQQVVVARGGRGGRGNTRFATANNTAPELAENGEEGQERYVVMELKVMADVGLVGFPSVGKSTLLSVVSAAQPKIGAYHFTTITPNLGVVDVGDGRSFVMADLPGLIEGASEGVGLGHEFLRHVERTRIIIHVVDMSGSEGRDPFEDWVLINDELKQYNAALIDRPQIVAANKMDMPDSEENLAAFRERVAELRPDLEIMPISSLTRQGVQELLYRATDILDSIPVAPVVEEVAGKERKVYKLEAEEDNSFTITRDNEAFVVNSPRIERMIKRMQLSTHDAILRLARTLRHMGVDAELRKRGAVEGTIVRIADFEFEFVENSSYY
- a CDS encoding SPFH domain-containing protein, encoding MAIIEVVKYDGPPGVFAWKYPNQELGTWTQLIVNESQEAILFKGGQALDSFTAGRHTLSTANIPILSNVVNLPFGGKSPFTAEIWFVNKLNSMNVKWGTSAPLQLQDPKYKIMVAVRAFGQFGVRIEDPRKFLLKLVGTLPVFDQDTMINYFRGLLMSNITELISSYLVHKKISILEINAYVVEISKHIQGRLSSSFLDSGIELNNFYIDSINIPDDDPATQRLKEALAKKAEMDIIGFTYQQERSFDAMEEAAGNPGNAGVGMMNAGLGLGMGFGLAGPAAEIATRMTRSMSLDGSTGSQPAPAASKSCPACGTLNPADARFCTGCGRSLQSPPAVEDKVCHSCGKAVIPGAKFCPHCGEGLILKCTGCGHELKPGQKFCPECGTRAANG